In the genome of Astatotilapia calliptera chromosome 18, fAstCal1.2, whole genome shotgun sequence, the window CATTGTTTTTCCTTAGCCTTCATGCATTAATTATCCTGCAGTTTGTGATGTGTTTTCAATAAGGTACTTGTGCTGCTTTGTGGCACAGACATAATATGACTTGGCTGACGTTGCTTGCCCTACATCCAAAGTATTTCCAAACTATGAATGATGATCCGCTTCTAGGGACAAGCTCCACGTCGTGCTGCGCCAGACATTTAAATTTTGTTTCGATGGCTGTTACCTGGAGTATATCACCCCAGTCAAGTGCTTTCAGGAAATGTGATGCTGAACAGTTATGGGAAGTCAAATTCTCAAATGATTGAGATTAAAATTTGAGTCATTGTGCAGCCCTAGTTAAAATGTAGCTATACAAAATCCTGTTAAATTAGAGGGGACAAAGATGAAAGTACAAGCGATACCAGAGGTACCCATTAACCTGTAACATATTTGATACATACAGTTTTTCATCATCTTTGATTCTGCTCTTTTGGGTTTTTCTTCTCCCataaaacctaaataaattgGACAACACACTTTTAAACGATAAATTGCAAAAATTGTCAGAAGATTCAATGAACAAATTCTCTGAATGATTTCTTGGTTagggctttaaagggttaactctTTGCTATGCATCAGCTGGTTtgtacagtgtgtgtctgattaTGTATGAAGGCACAAGTGTCTATATCTGTGGTGTGGAAGCTCTTCAGATCAGATGCTTTGAAGATGATTTTTAAGATGGGATTAAGATGTCTAATCAAAGGATTCATGCTTTTGTGCTTTGTTGTACTCATAGGACGTGAATAAAGTAGTTTTAGGAATGAAaagcagactttagagggaaattTAGATGTGTGTGCTCTCGTATCTGCACATCTGGTGAATTGTTACACAAACTGCAGAGTTGACAGTTTTTGTTAAGTTATTAAAAACTGCCTCCATTGTAAAGGGAGAGGCTTCAGACACTAGCTATCTGACAGGCACATCATTTAAGTTGACAGCATTCGGGGTTTGCCAGGACAACAGATGCTGTCTACATTCACTGTAATACAATACAGTCTTGCCTGCTCTACTGACAAGCCAGTGTAggcataaatataatataatctcACCCAGTAAAACAAGTCCTTCTGTTCTTCTGCAGGTTGAAGCTCCATTCATACCAAAGTGTAGAGGCCCGGGGGACACCAGCAACTTCGACGACTACGAGGAGGAGGAAATCCGTGTTTCTTTAACGGAAAAATGCGCAAAGGAGTTCGCAGAGTTTTAGGACGTGAGAACATGGATATATCAGGGAAAATAAGGGGATCTTTGCACTCTTCTGAAGACTTGGGATGGAGCAGAGACCATCTTTTTCAGATCTACTACATAGTCCCTTCATTCCACAAGGCTGAATGAGGTCGCCATGATCCTTGGGTGCCGATAACCTGTCACCGTCACGTACACCTGCATATTAAAGCAGACACAtcacttttctctttctttcttttgtttttttttttttttttttttgtacttatccatttttttttactttgaagcaGTTAGTCTTGGATGTTGTTATCCCCTAtaaaaatgtgatatttttCAATTTATGAGGAAAAACTGACAGTGGCCAATAATGATACACACGTTTTGGGTTGTAGGGATTCCCGTCCAGTTGTCAGCAATGTAAATTAAGAGTGTCCATCACATTTAGATTTTGTCTTAGGTGCAAATCTGTCCAGACATTTGACAACTTTGACTGATTAAAGGATGACCAAATGGGAAAACGCTAAGTGACACAAGAAGAGAGGTCCTTTCCATTCTTTGCTTTAAGCCTTAGAGAGCCAAATCCTTAGATGAGCCCCCCTCACCCCCATGTTCACTGTCTCCTTTGTATCGTGACCCAGGCACAGCAAGCCATGCAGAAAATGACAAACCTTGTTACattagtaaaaatgtaaaatccaCTTGTTTGTTTGATCTGCTTGGGTCCGCTAGTTACATGTAAAGTTTGATATGTTCCAATATTTTGTCGCTGTGTCAAACATTATAGTCATATTGTTCCCATCGGGCCTGCTTATAAAGACCCTCATTACAAGTCTGTGGAACAACGTGACCTTGGTAAAAGGGAGTAAAGAGAAATCCTTTTAGGATTTTAACTTTTATGTAAAGCTGAGAGGGTCAGTGTGAATAGTGTTGCATCTCCGCGCCTCAACATTTAgtgaaccttaaaaaaaaaaaaaagaagtataaTGTACTCAATGAAAGATGTTTTAAAATCTTTGAACAGGAATGCATAAAAAGGATATTTACCATATTCTCCCTGTTATCGCCCCAAAGAGATTCTTTATTTCATTCTTGTCAAAGAATGTAGATTTGCAACTTATAGGTATGCATATTTGAAAGCTTGATTTCAGTTTTCCTCACAATACACTGGCTAAAATGAAGACTGCTCCTTTGTATCACATGTAACCCTGTTATTGTTAAGCTCATTACATCATACGTATATGCATTGtttcatatatgtttttatttatacacattaGAGATgctaataaattttatttttaaaagtgttgGAATTTTCTTGCACCCTTTCTTCCATTGTGGATTGCGGATCCTACTGTGTGATCTGGGTAGTAACAAAAGTCCAGAGGCCTCAAGagaagatattttattttagacGTTTTGAGCAAGTTTGTATCACAATCGTCACAATGAGCACGGATTCCTGATTTGGCATCTTGGTATGAACAACTTGGACCACAgcagtgtatataaaagatgaccATAGCCACCAGTGACGTGAAACCAGAGTattaaacacaatgaaaacGGTTTACTGTGGATACTAACTGTGCTTCTCATGGTTTCCGTTCTGCCTGGTTTTCTTTTCCGGAAGTTGTCGTTCGGTTTGGACCTATGCTGTTGCCGTATTTCTATTAGGTACTCGGCGTATGGGTAATGTAGTGTAGCAGGAGACACGTGGGACGCTGCGTTGCCGTTCATTCGAAGTTTACGGAAACATGGCGGGCCTGGAACTGCTGTCTGATCAAGGATACCGTTTAGATGGAAGGAAAGCCACCGAGCTGCGGAAGCTTCAGGCCCGTATGGGTGTGTTCACTCAGGCCGACGGCTCTGCGTATTTAGAGCAGGGGAACACCAAAGCTCTGGCCGTGGTGTACGGTCCCCACGAAGTAAGTGCCGCGGATGGAGGAGAGGGTTAGTGGGgataaacaataaaatgcatttgattatGGTCATCACACCAGTAACATAAAGTCGCCACATTTTGATATAATATAGTGTAAATACCTGAGAAAGGGGCATTTTCAGCGAGACCCTTTGCTTGTAGCAGTACTTGCACAGTGTGGTATCATTATTAAATTATTGCTCAAAGCAGACGGGATGTGTAGTAAGTTTTATATAAGGCTCAACAGCATGAAGTATGAATTGAAATCAAAGTTATGATAGCATATACATTCTCTACACTTGTTGTTGAATTCATACCTTGTTTAATGGTATGAATTCAacaacacttttccacttgagTTTTTTAGTCCATATTGAGataatagcatcacacagtggcTGTTGATTTGTTGGTTGCACATCCATAATATTAATCTCCTGTTACGCCACATCCTAAAGGTGCTCCTTTGGAATGAGACATGGTAATTGTAGAGGTCATTTGAGAATATTAAAGAAACCTGTTTGAGGTGTGTGACGTGGGGtgctatcctgctggaagcaaacATCCCAAGATGTGATCATAAAGGGATGAACACAGTCAGCAACAATAATCAGGTTGACTCTGTGCAAATGATACGTTTATATTCCATTTGTGTTAACAAGCCGTCGAACAAGTGCACCAAAAAATGTGTCCAGTTGGTGTATATTGcagcatttatttatgttgGGTGCAGTTAACATTGTTCCAGTGTGTAAGCACAGTAACGTCCAGTCCAAGCTGTACATCAGTTCTTACCTGTCGTTTTCCTCCAGATGCGAGGTTCTCGAAGTCGGACTCTTCATGATCGAGCAGTTATCAACTGCCAGTATAGCATGGCCACGTTCAGCACAGCGGAGAGGAAGAGACGACCACATGGAGACCGCAAATCCACTGAGATGAGCCTCCACCTGAAGCAGACGTTTGAGGCTGCTGTGATGACCCAGCTGTACCCTCGATCTCAAATTGATATCTATGTCAAGGTTCGTGTTGGACTGACGCTTCATCTGGTGAGAGGTATTATTGcagaaatagatttttttgtaattgttcACAAGCACGTTTCCATCGTCTTTCAACAGATTCTGCAGTCAGACGGAGGGAATTACAGCGTGTGCGTGAATGCTGCCACATTGGCAGTGATTGACGCTGGCATCCCCATGCGGGACTATGTGTGTGCCTGCACTGTGGGGTTTGTGGATGAGACCCCCCTTGCTGACCTGTGCTACGCAGAGGAAAATGGAGGCGTGAGCTCATTGGCTTTAGCGCTTCTGCCCCGAGGTGGACAGATCGCTCTGCTGCAGATGGATGCCAGACTGCATCAGGATCACCTCGAGACTCTGATTGAGGCTGCAATGACTGCTTGTAAAGGTGTGAGCAAAGTGCTGGATGAGGTGGTGAGGCAGCATCTTCAAGAAGCCTCGGTGCTCACCGGAGAGTGACGTGGGACGGCAGCGGGAACATGTGGATTCCAAGTGCAGCTTGAAAGTGTTATTggactttaaatatttacaaatgatATTAACCTTTAATTCATTTATATCAGTCACTGAATACTTTTGTATGAATGtgataaatgtaataataaatatgttagTCATGCATCGTTTCCTTATTGGTTGTTTATTTATGAGGGAGGTATTCAAACTTGTCTACTTATATGACATCTGCTCCTGCAGCTTCACCTCTCCACCTGCCATTAAAACACGTATCCTCTCTTGTTTCTACTGACCTTCTCTCCAGGACACACCTCCATCACTCCCGGTTATCTTCCCCACCTGCTCCCTACTGTCTACGATGGAAGCTTGTTTGTCcaactccattttttttttttttttttttgcgattTTAACCTTTTCTCAAAAGTTTAAGTTACTaagttcttgaaattttgtctTACTTCTGAGCTCACACATTTTGagatgctatatatatatatatatatatatatatatatatatttccactGGCAAGCTACCACAAGCTACCACATTGATGTTCTACATTTTAtagcaataaataataattaaaaaaaaactaagtttagatgtttaaaactaaataaacgCGTAAACTCACACGCTAAATGAAAACTACGAGCTTTAGGCATTTAAGAAAAATTTTATGGGAAGTTTTAAACATGTACCTTAAAATAACGATGGAACAGGTTATTGGTTATTCATCGAGTATTTTCAATATTTCTTTGTgtcgttttattttgttttactttcttttatttttaacttggtTGAGCGGAAGTCGGTGCGCCGCAGTAATGTTCCCGCAGGAACAAGGAAATCGAAAACGTCCAGCAGCGGCTTCTGCGATAAAGCCCCACT includes:
- the exosc4 gene encoding exosome complex component RRP41, with the translated sequence MAGLELLSDQGYRLDGRKATELRKLQARMGVFTQADGSAYLEQGNTKALAVVYGPHEMRGSRSRTLHDRAVINCQYSMATFSTAERKRRPHGDRKSTEMSLHLKQTFEAAVMTQLYPRSQIDIYVKILQSDGGNYSVCVNAATLAVIDAGIPMRDYVCACTVGFVDETPLADLCYAEENGGVSSLALALLPRGGQIALLQMDARLHQDHLETLIEAAMTACKGVSKVLDEVVRQHLQEASVLTGE